Genomic segment of Apium graveolens cultivar Ventura chromosome 7, ASM990537v1, whole genome shotgun sequence:
TTTCCGCGGTCCGGCTACAGCCCGACCGCGGAAAATTTTCGCGGTCCATCAGTTTTGTTTTTTGCCCCTGCAAACAGAGCAAAAGACAGGGGAAACAGAGTATGTGCAAAATAATCTTCTGTTGAAATGGCTTAATTTTTGGAAGTTAGTCTTAAACTAACTTCCACTAATCCAAACTACTCTCAAAAGTCTTAAAATATGGTAATGagtgattttaaaaaaaaaaattttttttttcattttttacgTTAAATTGAAAATTCCTTAAAAAAGTCAACGAAAGTCAACACTTgtccaaatattgaaaaaaactTTTCAATACATTTCATAACAATTTGTAATGTATAGTTCGACTTGTAAATTTAATTTTCAATCTCAAATTTTTAGATACACTTTCAATCTCAAATTTCATACTTtaattcatagaaaattcatataaaattcaATGAAAATACATGGATTCGAATGAAAATTAGACGATCAATACAATCCActaaattttatgaaatatattGGTCCTAACCAAAAATACCTAGTATATTAGAAAGACCACCGGATAACCGGTGTTGAGCAACTCCTTGCGTAGTATCCACGAAGCATGCAATATGGTAGAGAACAAGTACACAACCATCACGGATATGGCCTTCCGTAAGTTTCCAAGGGTAAGGGTTGGAGTCGTTCCAAATGGTGACCGGAATCGTATTCGAGCCATCGTAGAGACGAAATCTTGCAAAACATGTCCCGCGTTCCCTCTCCGTCCCTCCCGTTAGGTGTGAAACCCAACCCTTCACATATTCGATGCGTATTTGGTCCATATTACAACCCTCACGAGGCCTCAAGTTTACAATATCGGCAATCCGATCACATTTAACAAGCTTACCGCCATTCCATTCGGATTTTTTCCATTTTCCATCGGGCGTGTTGTTGCCCAAATTCAAGATCGGAAGGAAGTACGGATCCGGATGAGAGTTCACCAATCTCCACGGTTCAGTACCCTCCATCCAATTGCATGCCTCGATCCAATTTTTGGCCCTATAAGCCTCCTCATCGGGTGGGTACAAGTCCGTTTCCTCTTCCTCCACATGGGGCGGCAGCTCGTCATTGTCCACAAGGGGCATCAACTCGGCACATGCATCTTCCATCTCACTAAAGGTTGGTGAGACCACATCTTCCTCGTCATTGTCCTCATACCACGAGTCGCTTGGTAGGGAGTCCGAGAATGTGTTGCTAACGTGGGAAACCGAATCACAACTATGATCGGAGTTGTTCTCACCACTATACTCGCTAGTCATGTTACCTATCACAATAAAACACAATTATATGATAATAATTGGcaattatatgacaataaaaCATAACAAAAAAGAAAGCAATATTAAACACTTAAAATTGAAATCCATTTAAAGATTACAACATTCGGTTAGAAAATGGTACACCACTAATTATATTGCGATTCTTGAACATTTTTAAGATCTTCTAGTCTACTAGCACACTTCCTTTTATCATGGCCTTCCATTTGACAATAAGTGCACCTTCTTGGCGGCTTCTCCTTTTTACCAATCGATTCTATTGGACTTTTGAAACGAACGTCTTTCTTCCTCCCTTTAGTTTGGGACATAATAGGGTCAAGAATTGTTTCTTCATGAGCACTTGCATTTGGAGCTTGCGAATTGCTTTCGTAAGATTTAATTCCATCAACGCTCATTTTTTCGAGAATTGGTATTTCTCGATTCATCACTCCAACGGCATAATCATACCGTTCCTTGGATGCAATGCTACTTTGACAAAAACTCATGGTTAACATTGTCATGCTATTAAATCGATCGGTTGAGGTCATCTCATGACTTTGTCCAACATCCAAATTGTAAGGCAacacaccatcaactctattggcaTGCATTGTCCACCTCCGGTTTATGTAATACGGGGGAATTTCCGAAACCCGTTTCTTAGTGAAGACCGCCAATAGGTGTCTACAAGGTAGCCCCGAATGTTCAAGCATTCTACACGTACACATTCCCAAAGAGCTTGCTTTCTCGAATGCCACAAAATAAACATTTCTTCTCGTAGGCTCGGACATGGGTCTATAACAACTATAGTACGTATAAACATCCCCCATTCTCTCCCCTTCTTCACTAGCTCATCGGTCTTTTTCAACAAAGTATTTTGAAGACTCGACCAATTCATCTTGAAATCTTCTAAACATTTCCTTAGTGTAGATACAAGAAGCATGATACTCCAATGTGGTATGCAATTTCATAGGACGTTTTAGATTAATGGTGACATAATCTTCTTCCTTCTCCCTCATGAATTAACCTTGCCAATGCTTTTTGGGCATTTTCAATGAATTCCTTCAAACCCGTTGCCGAACTCACATACTTATCAAAGAAAGAATTCATCCCCTCACTCCTCGATGTACTATTTTGAAACGCCGAAAATTTGTTTCTAGTATATGCAGGAATCCACTTGTGCTTCAACTCATATAACCCCTTTAACCATTTATGATCTTGCAAGTGATACTTTTCCACAAACGACGCCCATCTAGCTTCAAAAACACATTCGGTGAGAGATTTATAAATGCAATTGTTGAAGTCCGTCTTGAATTCCGGAAAAGCCGAATAATAATGAGCTAATTTCTCCGGGAATTTTTGACTAATGTGCCAAGAACACAATAAATGGGTAGTATTCGGGAGTACAACCGCAATAGCACTTGCCATGGCTTGATCTTGATCCGTGATTATAGTCAATGGAGGATTATTCCCAACACCTTCAAGCCAAGTACGAAGAATCCACTCAAAAGTCGACGCGTGTTCATCCCGCATCAATGCAAACCCGAAAATTACCGATTGATAATGATGATTGACTCCGGTAAATGGGACAAATGGCATTGCATACCTATTTGTCCGATAAGTGGTATCAAAAGCCATAACATCGCCAAAATTTTGGTAAGCCATTATACATCTTGGATCAATCCATACTAGACACTTCAAGCGATTCTCTTCATCGACTTCGGtcctaataaaatatttagaaccACTTTCTTCATTCAACCTATGCAACAAGTCCAACCCCGCTTGGGCGTCACTAATCTCAAACCTTTTCATCCTCTCGTCTCTTAACACATTCCTAACATGTTGAACATTGAAACCAACTTTGTCATTACCTCCATGAATGTTACCAATCACATTCATCACTTGACAATTACGAACCCCCGAACCATAAAGCGTTTTTATTAAACTACGGGTCGCGGTGTTGACATGTCTTTCTCGTTGTACCAAATTCATCTTACTAGGGGAAACAAGACCGTGGTTGTGTACCAATTCAAGGCTAGTTACCTCCCAGTGAcgttttttcttttgataattgacaTACATCCTCACCTTGCACTCGCTTTTAGGAAGAACCTCTCTACGCCGTTTATTTTGACTACTCTCGGCGACGACACTTTTTCCATAAAGCCTACAAACATATAAACGACCATATATCTCGTTGTCTTTATTACGATGGCTAGCTTGAATTTTAATCGCAAATCCATTTCGTAAAGCATAAGCCCTAAAAAAATGACCGGCCTCATCcacactttgaaaattttgaTTCAAATATGGAACTCCCCCCCCCATCAACATTTTCATACAAATTTGCATCCTCTACATTATCAATTTCATCCTCACCCTCAACATTATCACTATCATTTTCGACCTCATTTTCAACCTCATTTCCATCACTTTCATCTTCAACATCAACCAAATCGtcatctaaattaataaattGCTCATTTCTATCTACAAAATCATCATCTTCAACATATACAGGGGTTTTAGGTTCACTACTATTTAAACTATCAAGATGTAAACTACAATCAATAGCCTCTTTTTTTTCATTTTGACGTTTATGACGAAACATGCGAGCAAATAATTTATCCGCCATGAAAATGAGAAATTTAAGACAAGAAATATACCTTGAATTGACAAAACAACTTGAAGTTCTTGATGAAAATCGCCTAAAATGTAAACTTGGAGAGAGTAGAATTTTTCTACAAAATTTTGGTGTTTTGTGGTGAAATGAGGTGCTGTTGGGATGCTGGGGATAAGGGGACAGCACCCAACCGCGGAAATTTTCCGCGGTCCGTCCAGACCAACCGCTGAAACTTTCCGCGGTCCGGGTACCATCTCACCCGTTAATCCCCCATCCAACGGCCCTTAAAGTGTTTGTTAACAATTTAATAATAGCAAACAGTTGCTACAGATTGGTCCCCATGAGGGAATATGTTTCTTCTGTACACATTGGGTTAATTGTGAAGGATACATGTAAATATGTAAGTAGTTGTTTTAGATAATTTTTATTTGACTACAGTTTGCTGAATCTGCTCTTGCCTATTGTGTGAGTTGTGATCTTGCAGTACTATTAGAGCATAACAACTGAGCTTTATAGATTCCCAGGTTTAATTGCCAAAAGTGATATACAATTCTGGAACTAGTTTGTGTTGGGAAAGGAAAATAGTAGCCCCACAATTCTAAAACTAGTTTGTGTCGGAAAAGGAAAATAGTAGCCCCGATATGTAGGGAATAGCAGTTGTACTTGCATCTTGCCAGGTTTCTTTCCATGAGTTGTTCAGAGAAGATTATTGCTTTTGGTTAACTTCTGTTGTTAGAATGGAAATGGTAGCATTGATAAGTAtaattttactatattttttatCTGGATATGCTATTAGGCAAACTAAAATCTTGGTCAGTATGAAATCCTTAAGATTATGGAATGAGTAAAGAAATGAAATGTGTCTGGTGCTGTTTAAATTCCGTGATGGATTTCTTGTAGTCGGCCTGCATTCTATGTACGGGAAAAGATGTTATTGCATCTTCTTTCCATTAAAGAACTTCCAGGATAGAAATAATGCTTTTGTGGATGCTTGATGTTCCCTCCGAACATCTGATGGAACAGATAAAGTATGCATCGCAGTGCATAAAACATACTGCTGACTTTTACAGAGGAATTTTGCATGTTTTAACAAGAACAAATAAGTTCATAGTTTTTTTGCACTATAGTTGCAAGAAAACTTCTATATTACAGATATGATAGTATTGTAAAGGAGACCATATGTTCTGCAATTATGAAAGCTTATTACTGGATGTTGGTAATAGATAATACTTAGTTGTTGCATCTGTGCTCCAAGCTCCAAGGTGCTGTGGTTTCTTGTCAATGGCTAATTACAAATTATTTGTTTATCAAGGCTGCAAAAATTATTTATCTCTGCTACCAATTTGATTAAGGAGTGTATGCAAGTATGAGATGGATTCCTGATTATTGCAATCTCGTTTGGTTCAGAAAATTTGGATATCAGGTATGGGTTTTGTTCATTCTAAACTCGTATGGGTTTTGTTCATTCTAAAGTTTGGTTCATAATTTGTATTCGCTGAAACCCATACCTAAAACCCATTTGGAATCAGATTTGATACCTTAGGGGAGATGTTGGTATGGAGAAGTAGTATGAGATATTAGATTTactattattatttattttaatttctacGATTAAATACAATTTATGTAAAGATATTTtaaatttgatatattatttaattttaaattaaattattaaataatatttatctAATGCCAATATGtaagatttaatttattaaaaaatattgaattattatttaattggttAAATTATATTTTACTAATCATATAATTTTTTAGTAAATTTTTATTTGTAAATTATGTAAGAAAATTAATTTCAATGTACAATGTATACTTGCACATAATATTAGAATAAAAATTGAAATGTTGATTATATTTGAAATAAAACAGATTCATTCCAGCAAACACACAATATAAGAAATCATTCCTCATCCCCGTATCAGCCTAACCCGATTCCTGATTCCAAATTCATGCCGACTTATGAACCGAACGACCCTTAAGGGTAGCATTTCATTCATCACTTGGGGGTTTGATTTAAATTTTTCAAACGCTTTTTGGAATGGGTTAAACATCAAGTAAGTCACTTAATGCGtccaaatgtatcaagtgagtcactgattacaaaactgactcagatgagtcactcatttaaaaatttgtataaaaaatatcactCTGTCATTAgtcgaaatttttaaaaatattatatattgagtttcacatattttttatgaataatattaaatccaaatgaaaggttccaagttctactattttagataatactgttagatttttaaaattttatcaactatttatttttaattttttgattgttttatgtgat
This window contains:
- the LOC141673852 gene encoding protein FAR1-RELATED SEQUENCE 3-like — its product is MGDVYTYYSCYRPMSEPTRRNVYFVAFEKASSLGMCTCRMLEHSGLPCRHLLAVFTKKRVSEIPPYYINRRWTMHANRVDGVLPYNLDVGQSHEMTSTDRFNSMTMLTMSFCQSSIASKERYDYAVGVMNREIPILEKMSVDGIKSYESNSQAPNASAHEETILDPIMSQTKGRKKDVRFKSPIESIGKKEKPPRRCTYCQMEGHDKRKCASRLEDLKNVQESQYN
- the LOC141673853 gene encoding protein FAR1-RELATED SEQUENCE 5-like is translated as MADKLFARMFRHKRQNEKKEAIDCSLHLDSLNSSEPKTPVYVEDDDFVDRNEQFINLDDDLVDVEDESDGNEVENEVENDSDNVEGEDEIDNVEDANLAYALRNGFAIKIQASHRNKDNEIYGRLYVCRLYGKSVVAESSQNKRRREVLPKSECKVRMYVNYQKKKRHWEVTSLELVHNHGLVSPSKMNLVQRERHVNTATRSLIKTLYGSGVRNCQVMNVIGNIHGGNDKVGFNVQHVRNVLRDERMKRFEISDAQAGLDLLHRLNEESGSKYFIRTEVDEENRLKCLVWIDPRCIMAYQNFGDVMAFDTTYRTNRYAMPFVPFTGVNHHYQSVIFGFALMRDEHASTFEWILRTWLEGVGNNPPLTIITDQDQAMASAIAVVLPNTTHLLCSWHISQKFPEKLAHYYSAFPEFKTDFNNCIYKSLTECVFEARWASFVEKYHLQDHKWLKGLYELKHKWIPAYTRNKFSAFQNSTSRSEGMNSFFDKYVSSATGLKEFIENAQKALARLIHEGEGRRLCHH